From the genome of Candidatus Methylomirabilota bacterium, one region includes:
- a CDS encoding alpha/beta hydrolase, which translates to MSTLYSSATTHKTHTLRDGRSLGYAEYGDPEGKPMFHFHGYLGSRLEASVSDEAAAKVGVRLIGIDRPGMGLSDFQPGRQILDWPDDVVQLANTLEIDSFAVEGVSGGGPYALACAYQVPDRLTACGIVAGLGPIDLLGTEGMMLGNRVRFFVARRLSWFLRAIWWLDVGRYRRHTQDEKKIKELSLKFWKGLPEAGRNALGTLYIAQMLEALLQGSRGPAHDAKLYVQPWGFKLEDVAFNNVYLWHGERDVNVPVSMGRAMAKALPHCQARFYPGETHLLVAYNHLEEIMEAMIS; encoded by the coding sequence ATGTCGACACTCTATTCATCAGCCACAACACACAAAACGCATACGCTACGCGATGGACGGTCGTTGGGATACGCCGAGTACGGGGATCCCGAAGGCAAGCCGATGTTTCATTTTCACGGGTACCTAGGTTCTCGACTTGAGGCCAGCGTATCCGATGAAGCTGCGGCAAAAGTAGGGGTCCGTCTCATCGGGATCGATCGCCCTGGCATGGGGCTGTCCGACTTTCAACCCGGTCGCCAGATCTTGGATTGGCCGGACGACGTTGTGCAGTTGGCCAATACCTTGGAGATCGATAGCTTTGCGGTTGAGGGAGTATCTGGAGGGGGGCCTTACGCTCTGGCGTGCGCATACCAGGTTCCGGACCGACTCACGGCTTGTGGGATCGTCGCAGGCTTAGGGCCGATTGACCTTTTGGGGACTGAAGGGATGATGTTGGGCAATCGAGTGAGATTTTTCGTTGCCCGACGGCTCTCCTGGTTTCTCAGAGCGATATGGTGGTTGGACGTAGGGCGTTACCGTCGACATACTCAGGACGAAAAGAAAATTAAAGAGCTATCATTAAAGTTCTGGAAGGGATTGCCCGAAGCGGGCAGGAACGCGTTGGGGACGTTGTATATTGCCCAAATGCTTGAAGCTTTGCTTCAAGGAAGCAGGGGACCCGCACACGACGCAAAGTTATATGTACAACCATGGGGGTTCAAGTTGGAAGATGTTGCCTTTAACAACGTTTACCTCTGGCATGGAGAGCGAGATGTAAACGTCCCGGTATCGATGGGACGGGCCATGGCCAAAGCCTTACCTCATTGCCAAGCGAGGTTCTATCCGGGTGAAACTCATCTCTTGGTAGCCTATAACCACCTGGAAGAGATCATGGAGGCTATGATCTCGTGA